In a genomic window of Athene noctua chromosome 24, bAthNoc1.hap1.1, whole genome shotgun sequence:
- the CRYBG2 gene encoding beta/gamma crystallin domain-containing protein 2 → MDSPFRHSKARGFVSSVELSMKEGAPGPEGRSRFQKVSLVSRQLESTGSTRGREGSPSRVSLLLQAWEREIVEKTASGPTTLTQRERSSSINLLKDFTTHGPIFSQVYSPTQKPRRQDERGKAGAGSGGDGIPPPVGAPQEMPVHRESYVHGTLLPTRPTESPVGGPGEGPGARCVAEPSCVPALPRARHVTVLRTGRDVARPEPGLAEQREPQNGRHDAVGAMMTLRQRESRGQGGSGFTGAAVGSESSPGTAEPAGLLAEASPGQKHSPQAEAASVNATPRDGDNPGDPQTSITSFLPCPSVDACGQDDLAGAGEGSVADGDSTISATPPRTESPPGAGSTPENPFSEARDGPEPSSEAPASPKAELELEGGEMMEEPQGTAQEPERSPEPPSEPPAPDPPAESPPDATEEDPELLVDMEIFVDTLRNMEPSEMRKAPKAPRQPRPSSLGRCTALPPIQEDRVAPRAPISLPDALRELLARGPVGRREESPEEEAEIENPYLTPEERASAGTLHGMPGDSVADDGWAEGDSLLGTLRQAGAEEKAKSVAGGLAKRSVPFRGNVLKGMALLSHFLEHRAVAADEGKPYSRLDNSVLYSRFVSPSTPLMELPGRDGRGTGLPTPGDNRQGPGDHPGPEMAVLEDLSPGCVPLVTEEPDSTMSLCPAEVLQEDKEGFEKINTRPGKIILFSEAGFAGQKREIWGDVPDATSWELSHTISIRVIRGGWVMYEKPRFHGRKCVLAEGDVEIDDPWTAYGQQGQPRGSHPFRIGSFKRVVRDYRTPEISLFAEENGEGERLKFTDSAEDTRTRGQALTAASIIVHSGLWLVYSKPFFDDDPYVLEPGGYPNLKAWGAKDPSICSMHPIRLGCPVVERPGEPQVLIYEAAGFQGRSFTISRDIYDLKRLPGPALPTVGSLHVLGGCWVGYEKEGFRGHQYLLEEGEYQDWRQWGGYNKELVSLRLIRTDFSDPALVLFEAMDFEEGPSVELSEALPDTQLAGYGTITQSIHVLSGVWVAYEGANFSGEQYILEKGVYRNCEDWGATDCRIASAQPILQVGEHNLHFVSKILLFSEPDFLGDHVAFEEDQDTLPAAFVPRSCRVRGGSWILFDGQAFAGEQHVLSEGEYPTLSAMGCLSSSTAIRSLKKVPVFFSEPSIFLHGLECFEGKEIELNNEVRSLQAEGFNNHVLSVRVKGGIWVLCEHGDFRGRQWLLDCTEITNWLTYSGLQHVGSLYPIRQRRIYFRIRSRELELYLLVPDDVEDMKAGRVVVSSLSEQSSSVWYYVDGLIKNQVAPNMSLQIIGPAGKGAKAVLWSETRMPRQTWSVDSQGRIHSQMFEDMILDIKGGRSYDRDHAIVWDMTEERPTQLWDIEVL, encoded by the exons ATGGATTCGCCATTTCGGCACTCCAAGGCCAGGGGTTTCGTCTCCAGCGTGGAGCTGAGCATGAAGGAGGGGGCTCCAGGGCCCGAGGGCAGGTCCCGCTTCCAGAAGGTCTCGCTGGTGTCACGGCAGCTGGAGAGCACAGGGAGCacgcggggccgggaggggagcCCCTCCCgcgtgtccctgctgctgcaggcctGGGAGAGGGAGATCGTGGAGAAGACGGCGTCCGGCCCCACCACCCTGACACAGCGGGAACGCTCGTCCTCCATCAACCTCCTCAAGGACTTCACCACGCACGGCCCCATCTTCTCGCAGGTGTATTCCCCCACGCAGAAACCCCGGCGGCAGGATGAGAGGGGGAAGGCGGGGGCCGGCAGTGGCGGTGATGGCATCCCCCCACCAGTGGGTGCCCCCCAGGAGATGCCTGTGCACAGGGAGAGCTACGTGCACGGCACCCTCCTCCCCACCCGACCCACCGAGAGCCCCGTGGGGGGTCCCGGTGAAGGTCCCGGTGCCCGGTGCGTGGCTGAGCCCAGCTgtgtccctgccctgcccagggccAGGCATGTCACCGTGCTGCGGACGGGCAGGGACGTGGCCAGGCCTGAGCCAGGGCTGGCGGAGCAAAGAGAACCCCAAAATGGGAGGCATGATGCTGTGGGTGCCATGATGACCCTGCGACAGCGTGAGAGCCGTGGACAGGGCGGCAGCGGCTTCACTGGGGCGGCAGTGGGCAGTGAGAGCTCCCCAGGCACCGCAGAGCCCGCTGGGCTCCTGGCTGAGGCATCCCCCGGCCAGAAACACTCGCCACAAGCTGAAGCTGCGTCGGTGAATGCAACCCCGAGGGATGGTGACAACCCCGGGGATCCACAAACCAGTATAACCAGCTTCCTGCCGTGTCCCTCCGTGGACGCCTGTGGCCAGGATGATCTGGCTGGCGCGGGAGAGGGAAGCGTGGCAGACGGGGACAGCACCATTTCAGCCACGCCACCGAGGACAGAGAGCCCCCCCGGAGCTGGCAGCACCCCTGAAAACCCCTTCTCAGAGGCAAGAGATGGTCCAGAGCCTTCATCTGAAGCACCAGCATCTCCAAAGGCTGAGCTTGAGTTGGAGGGGGGTGAGATGATGGAGGAGCCCCAAGGCACAGCCCAAGAGCCTGAGAGAAGCCCAGAGCCCCCCTCTGAGCCCCCAGCCCCTGACCCCCCAGCCGAGAGCCCCCCAGATGCGACCGAGGAGGACCCCGAGCTGCTGGTGGACATGGAGATCTTCGTGGACACGCTACGCAACATGGAGCCCTCGGAGATGCGGAAGGCACCCAAGGCCCCGCGCCAGCCCCGGCCGTCATCGCTGGGCCGCTGCACTGCTCTGCCCCCCATCCAGGAGGACCGTGTGGCCCCCCGGGCCCCCATCTCCCTGCCCGATGCCCTGCGCGAGCTGCTGGCGCGGGGCCCAGTGGGGCGGCGGGAGGAGAGCCCTGAGGAGGAGGCGGAGATTGAGAACCCCTACCTGACCCCCGAGGAGCGGGCGTCAGCGGGGACCCTCCATGGGATGCCCGGGGACAGCGTGGCTGACGATGGCTGGGCAGAGGGGGACTCACTCCTGGGGACACTGAGGCAGGCGGGAGCAGAGGAAAAGGCCAAGTCGGTGGCCGGGGGCTTGGCCAAGCGGAGCGTGCCCTTCCGAGGGAACGTCCTCAAGGGCATGGCGCTGCTCTCCCACTTCTTGGAGCACCGGGCAGTTGCAGCTGATGAGGGGAAGCCCTACTCACGCCTGGACAACAGCGTGCTCTACAGCCGCTTCgtgtcccccagcacccccctgatGGAGCTGCCTGGTAGGGATGGCAGAGGGACGGGCTTGCCGACCCCCGGGGACAACAGGCAAGGTCCTGGGGACCACCCTGGCCCTGAGATGGCCGTGCTGGAAGACCTGagtcctggctgtgtccctctTGTCACTGAAGAGCCAGACAGTACCATGAGCCTGTGCCCCGCTGAAGTCCTG CAGGAGGACAAGGAGGGCTTCGAGAAAATCAACACGAGACCTGGCAAG ATCATCCTCTTCTCCGAGGCCGGCTTCGCAGGTCAGAAACGAGAGATCTGGGGTGATGTCCCCGACGCCACGTCCTGGGAGCTCTCGCACACCATCTCCATCCGGGTCATCCGAGGCGG GTGGGTGATGTACGAGAAGCCGCGGTTTCACGGGCGCAAGTGCGTGCTGGCCGAGGGGGACGTGGAGATCGACGACCCCTGGACGGCGTACGGGCAgcaggggcagccccgcggcAGCCACCCCTTCCGCATCGGCTCCTTCAAGAGGGTGGTGCGG GATTACCGCACCCCCGAGATCAGCCTGTTTGCGGAGGAGAACGGTGAAGGCGAGAGGCTGAAGTTCACTGACTCGGCCGAGGACACCCGCACACGGGGCCAGGCGCTCACCGCCGCCTCCATCATCGTCCACTCGGGCCT GTGGCTGGTTTACTCCAAGCCTTTCTTCGACGATGACCCCTACGTTTTGGAGCCGGGCGGGTACCCCAATTTAAAGGCTTGGGGAGCAAAGGACCCATCCATCTGCTCCATGCACCCCATCAGGCTG GGTTGCCCAGTCGTGGAGAGACCCGGCGAGCCGCAG GTGCTGATCTACGAGGCCGCAGGTTTCCAGGGCCGCAGCTTCACCATCAGCCGAGACATCTACGACCTGAAGCGCCTGCCTGGGCCAGCGCTGCCCACCGTGGGCTCCCTGCACGTCCTGGGTGGCTG CTGGGTTGGCTATGAGAAGGAGGGCTTCCGTGGCCACCAGTATCTGCTGGAGGAAGGGGAGTACCAGGACTGGAGGCAGTGGGGCGGCTACAACAAGGAGCTGGTGTCCTTACGGCTGATACGGACG GACTTCTCCGACCCGGCTCTGGTCCTCTTTGAGGCCATGGACTTCGAGGAGGGTCCGAGCGTTGAGCTGAGCGAGGCGCTCCCCGACACGCAGCTGGCCGGCTACGGCACCATCACCCAGTCCATCCACGTGCTGAGCGGCGT GTGGGTGGCCTATGAGGGCGCCAACTTTTCGGGTGAGCAGTACATCCTGGAGAAGGGGGTGTACCGCAACTGTGAAGACTGGGGTGCCACGGATTGCCGCATCGCCTCGGCGCAGCCCATCCTGCAG GTCGGGGAACACAACCTCCATTTCGTCTCCAAG atcCTGCTCTTCTCAGAGCCTGACTTCTTGGGGGACCACGTTGCCTTTGAGGAGGACCAGGACACCCTGCCCGCCGCCTTCGTCCCACGCTCCTGCAGAGTCCGTGGGGGCAG CTGGATCCTGTTCGACGGACAGGCCTTTGCGGGGGAGCAGCACGTGCTGTCCGAGGGCGAGTACCCCACGCTCAGTGCCATGggctgcctctcctcctccactGCCATCCGCTCCTTGAAGAAGGTCCCGGTG TTTTTCTCAGAACCCTCCATCTTCCTGCACGGGCTGGAGTGTTTTGAGGGGAAGGAGATCGAGCTGAACAACGAAGTGCGGAGTCTCCAGGCAGAGGGTTTCAACAACCATGTGCTGTCGGTGCGCGTCAAAGGCGGGAT CTGGGTGCTGTGCGAACACGGTGACTTCCGAGGGCGTCAGTGGCTGCTGGATTGCACTGAAATCACCAACTGGCTGACATACAGCGGGCTGCAGCACGTGGGATCCCTCTACCCCATCCGTCAG AGACGGATTTATTTCCGCAtcaggagcagggagctggagcTCTACCTCTTGGTCCCCGACGACGTGGAGGACATGAAAGCGGGGAGGGTGGTGGTCTCCAGCCTGAgtgagcagagcagctctgtctGGTACTACGTGGATGGGCTGATCAAAAACCAG GTGGCCCCCAACATGAGCCTGCAGATCATCGGGCCAGCTGGGAAGGGCGCG